In Halorubellus sp. JP-L1, one DNA window encodes the following:
- the panB gene encoding 3-methyl-2-oxobutanoate hydroxymethyltransferase, which yields MRTTVRDVLQKAGEEPITMLTAYDAVTATLVDEQGVDVILVGDSVGNTQHGHETTLPVTVDQMADHTAAVARGAEDALVVADMPFLSYGADESESIENAGRMLKESGAHAVKLESGEHTVDLTEQLSRLGIPVMAHLGLTPQSVNQQGYALQGTSEEAADRMVELARAHEDAGAFSLVLERVPASLASRITEAIEIPTIGIGAGPHCDGQVLVVDDAVGLSDWTPSFVEEFGDVREAMADAIEAYADAVESGEFPAAEHSEGVEELDDLY from the coding sequence ATGCGAACGACCGTCCGGGACGTCCTCCAGAAGGCAGGGGAAGAGCCGATCACGATGCTGACGGCGTACGACGCCGTGACGGCGACCCTCGTCGACGAGCAGGGCGTGGACGTGATCCTCGTCGGTGATAGCGTCGGGAACACCCAGCACGGGCACGAGACGACGCTCCCCGTGACCGTGGACCAGATGGCGGACCACACGGCCGCGGTCGCGCGCGGTGCGGAGGACGCGCTCGTCGTCGCGGACATGCCGTTCCTCTCCTACGGCGCGGACGAGTCGGAGAGCATCGAGAACGCCGGGCGGATGCTGAAGGAGTCGGGCGCGCACGCCGTGAAGTTGGAGTCAGGCGAGCACACGGTCGACCTCACCGAGCAACTGAGTCGGCTCGGCATCCCCGTGATGGCGCACCTCGGGTTGACGCCGCAGTCCGTGAACCAGCAGGGGTACGCGCTCCAGGGGACGAGCGAGGAAGCGGCGGACCGGATGGTCGAGCTCGCCCGAGCGCACGAGGACGCGGGCGCGTTCTCGCTCGTGCTGGAGCGCGTGCCGGCGTCGCTGGCGTCGCGGATCACCGAGGCGATCGAGATTCCGACGATCGGGATCGGTGCGGGCCCGCACTGCGACGGGCAGGTGCTGGTGGTGGACGACGCCGTGGGTCTCAGCGACTGGACGCCGTCGTTCGTGGAGGAGTTCGGGGACGTCCGCGAGGCGATGGCGGACGCCATCGAGGCGTACGCGGACGCCGTGGAGTCCGGGGAGTTCCCGGCGGCGGAGCACAGCGAGGGCGTCGAGGAACTGGACGACCTGTACTGA
- a CDS encoding CARDB domain-containing protein: MTSDDSTRVAAVVLATVAVLAVATVAVGAGAVADGSPAPVTDATGDAAPSPDCDEDDEDDEDDEGDGWWGDDDEDCDDEEDEDDEDDENDGWWGDDDENDENDEDEDENDEDENENDEDENDGWWGDDDENDEDDDECGDDSWWGDDECEDERTTVPEPTETMVPTTAERTETTAPTTAEPTETTAPTTAEPTETTAPTTAEPTETAAPPTTAEPTETAAPPTTAEPTESTTRPPSTEPRTTAASTTASADSSGGEEDSDAWEGVTVPDTVGVPVTTTDAPQAVFYVRNARTSMSAVRPSETLLVSATVANRGDGAGEFAATLVVDGTVRRTHEVSLAAGERTTVRFRLSLSDLGPHAVAVNSHRAGTVSVEAADRATSAESGPVSVSAATVRADWVQAGRETAVSAEVSNPTDRVVRRAVAVTVDGAVVARRTVVLAPGERTRVVVPFEAVEGDVAVDGVPAGRLSVSAALGAEARGDPPAEQRDDGGSGGAFPVWAALVATVELALVSAIVVAAGLDRRRSTGRGESSD, encoded by the coding sequence ATGACCAGCGACGATTCGACGCGTGTCGCCGCCGTCGTGCTCGCGACGGTCGCGGTGCTCGCCGTCGCGACAGTCGCCGTCGGCGCGGGTGCCGTGGCCGACGGCTCGCCCGCGCCAGTGACGGACGCCACCGGCGACGCAGCGCCGTCACCGGACTGCGACGAAGACGACGAAGACGACGAAGACGACGAGGGCGACGGCTGGTGGGGCGACGACGACGAGGACTGCGACGACGAGGAAGACGAGGACGACGAGGACGACGAGAACGATGGCTGGTGGGGCGACGACGACGAGAACGACGAAAACGACGAAGACGAGGACGAAAACGACGAAGACGAGAACGAGAACGACGAGGACGAGAACGATGGCTGGTGGGGCGACGACGACGAGAACGACGAAGACGATGACGAGTGCGGTGACGACAGCTGGTGGGGCGACGACGAGTGCGAAGACGAGAGAACGACGGTCCCGGAGCCGACGGAGACGATGGTACCGACGACCGCGGAACGGACGGAAACGACCGCTCCGACGACCGCTGAGCCGACGGAGACGACCGCTCCGACGACCGCTGAGCCGACGGAGACGACCGCTCCGACGACCGCTGAGCCGACGGAGACGGCCGCTCCGCCCACGACCGCTGAGCCGACGGAGACGGCCGCTCCGCCCACGACCGCTGAGCCGACGGAGTCGACGACGCGGCCGCCGTCGACCGAACCGCGGACGACTGCGGCGAGTACGACGGCGTCGGCGGACTCCTCGGGCGGTGAGGAGGACTCGGACGCCTGGGAGGGGGTGACGGTACCGGACACGGTCGGGGTGCCGGTCACGACGACCGACGCTCCGCAGGCGGTGTTCTACGTGCGGAACGCGCGGACGTCGATGTCTGCGGTCCGGCCGAGCGAGACGCTCCTCGTGTCGGCGACCGTCGCGAACCGCGGCGACGGCGCCGGCGAGTTCGCGGCGACGCTCGTCGTCGACGGCACGGTCCGGCGGACGCACGAGGTGTCGCTGGCGGCGGGCGAACGCACGACGGTCCGGTTCCGGCTGTCGCTCTCGGACCTCGGACCGCACGCGGTCGCGGTGAACTCACACCGTGCGGGGACGGTATCGGTCGAGGCAGCCGACCGAGCGACGAGCGCGGAGTCCGGCCCGGTGTCGGTGTCGGCGGCGACGGTTCGCGCGGACTGGGTGCAGGCCGGACGCGAGACGGCAGTGTCCGCGGAGGTCTCGAACCCGACGGATCGCGTCGTCAGGCGCGCGGTTGCGGTGACGGTCGACGGCGCCGTCGTCGCCCGACGGACGGTCGTGCTCGCGCCCGGCGAGCGCACACGCGTCGTCGTGCCGTTCGAGGCGGTCGAGGGCGACGTCGCGGTCGACGGCGTTCCCGCGGGGCGGCTGTCGGTGAGTGCTGCACTCGGCGCCGAGGCTCGCGGCGACCCCCCAGCAGAGCAGCGCGACGACGGCGGTAGCGGGGGCGCGTTCCCGGTGTGGGCGGCGCTCGTCGCGACGGTCGAACTCGCGCTCGTCAGCGCGATCGTCGTCGCCGCCGGACTCGACCGTCGACGGTCCACGGGGCGGGGCGAGTCGAGCGACTGA